The following is a genomic window from Amycolatopsis cihanbeyliensis.
CTTGTCCGCGGCGGGTGTGCCACTGTCGGTGCTCGCCAAGGCTTCGCTGTGGCAGACGGCGATCCCGGTGGGAGTGGGCATCGTTCTCGCGGTCGCCGCGGGCATCGGCCTGACCCTGCCCAGCCTGCGGCTGGCGGATGCGCCCATCGCGATCGACGCGACGGCGGTGCTCGGCCTGTCCGCGGCGGCCGTGCTGGCGGTCTTGCTGGTTACCGCGCTCACCCTGCCCTTGCTACGCCAGGTCACCAGGCTGGATGCGCTCCGCGCGGAGTAGCCGTGCGCGGTGTGTCGAACCTGGGTGACCAGTCGTCACTGTGACGGCGCTCTCCGTCGATCGTTGTCGCCCGGAACCTTGCGTCGCATTAGAATCTCGAGCCGGTAACGGTGGCAACATGGTTCGGGGCACGCGGTGACGAGGAGGCGTAGCTATGGCGGGGCCGGCCGCTGCGGGGGCGCTCAGCGAGAACGGCGTGGGCCAGGCGACCATCGCCCGGATCCGCGACTACTGGCTCGGCGGCTCGCAGCACACCGAGGCTGATCGGCGCGCGGGGGACCATATCCTGCTGTGCGCCCCGCACCTGGCTTACGTGCTCCGTACCCAGCAGGCGCTGGTCGACCGGATGGTGCGCCACCTGGCCGGGGCGGGGATCCGGCAGTTCCTCGACCTCGGTTCCCGGCTGCCGACCGCGGGCAACGTGCACGAGGTCGCGCGCGAGTGTGCCCCGGAGAGCCGGGTGCTCTACGTGGACCACGATCCCGAGGTGGCCAGGGACGGCGCGCGGCTGCTCGCCGAGGACGAGCGTGCGGGGTTCCTGCTCGCCGACCCACTCGATCCCGTGCAGGTACTCGGTTCCTCGGCGTTGCGCGGGCTGCTCGACCTGGGTGAACCCACCGCGGTACTGATGACGAACCTGCTGCAGCACGTGCCGGACTCCGCGGACCCGGCCGGACTGGTCGGCAGGTATGCGGGCGCGGTGAGCGCGGGTAGCTATGTGGGGATCTCGCACTTCGGCGAGGACGAGCAGTTGGTCACCGGGCTCGAGATGTTCAACCGGATGTTCGGCACCCCACCGCCGGTCACCCTGCGCGAGCCCGATCAGCTTCGCCCGTTCTTCGCCGGACTCGACCTGGTCGAGCCCGGTATCGTGCCGTTACCGCTGTGGCGTCCCGCGGAGGTCGCACCGGACGACCGCAACCCGGAGGAGTTCCGGGTGTACGTGGGACTCGGCTACAAGCGCCTACCGGGCTAGCGAGCCGCCGCCACCGCGGCCGCGAGCAGTAGCAGGTTGCCGAACACCGCCGGGGTCAGTGCGTACCGGATCATCCGGCGGACGGCCGTCGGATCGCGCGGGAGGGCGAGCATCCCGCCGAGAAAGACCCCGGTGCCCAGCATGCCGGCCAGCGCGACCAGGACCCCGTGCCGCCACCACAGTCCACCGCCGAGCAACAGCACCCCCGCGAGCGACAGCCCGCAGGACAGGGCGAGCGCCCGGCGCGTACCGTACCGCACGGCCGGGGTACGGAAGCCGGTGGCGGCGTCGGCGGCGCGATCGGTCACCGAGAACAGGGCCGTGCGGCCGGTGCCCAGTACCGCGAGGCCGAGCACGATCAGCCACATCGCGGGGTCGAGCCGTGGACCCGCCGCGCTGAAGGACAGCACCACCGGCAGGGCCATCGTGGCGCAGCCGAAGGCGGCCGGGCCGAGGAAGCCGCGGCGTTTGAGCCGTACCGGTTCCAGGTTATACAGCAGGTGCAGGCCGAGGATGAGTACCCCGGCCACGGCGACCGGCCACCGGCCGGACCAGACCGCGGCGGCAAGGGCCAGCGCCAGCCCGGCGACCGCTTCGGCAGTGGCCCAGCGCCGGATACGCGCCCTGCCCACGGTCAGCGCCACCTCGGCCTGCCGGAACTTGTGCCGGTGCTTGGCATCGGTACCGGTGTCGGCCGCCGTGTTGATCGCCATCCCGGCGAGCGTCAGCAACAGGTTCGCCCCGATCGCCAGCAGCACCGGCCCGTTCGGCAGGCCGGTGCCGGCGAAGGCGGCTCCCCAGGTCGCGTAACACAGGTAGCTGACCCAGAGCCCGTGATCGAGCCGGTGCACCGCGATGACATCGCGCGGCGCCACTCGCCGGGTTTCAGGCACGGCGCCCGGTGATCCGTATCCGCGGCGACGGGTGGGGCAGCAACAGGTTCCCGCGGATCAGGGGACGGGCGGCGCCGGGGTCGACGCACCGCCACTGCCTACGCCGCAGCAGCGCCGCGACCACCATCCGGATCTCCAGCTCGGCAAGCTGGCTACCGGGACAGCGTCGGGTGCCACCGCCGAAAGGGAAGTAGTGCCGCGGTGGCGTGCGCCCGCCGAGGAAGCGGTTGGGATCGAACAGTTCCGGGTCGGCGAAGGACTCGGGCCTGCGGTGCGCCAGGTAGATGCTCAACGTGCAGGTGGTTCCCGCCGGGAACCGGCGACCGCACAGCCCGGTCTCCTCGGTCAGCCTCCGATTCTCCCCGATGGCCGCCGAGGGGGTCAGCCGCAGCGCCTCCTGGATCACCGCCTGCAGCAGCGGCATCCGGCCGGCATCCGATCCGTCGTCCTCGGTCGCGGCCAGCTCGGCAAGCACCTCGTCGCGGAGCCGCTGCCGGCGGTCCAGCCACAGCAGCGTCCAGGTCATCGCCGTCGCGGTGGTCTCGTGCCCGGCGAAGAGCAGGGACACGACCTGGTCCCGCAGCTCCCCGTCGTCGATCTCGCCGACCGGGCCGTCCCCGGCCAGCAGCAGGGAGGCGAGGGTGTCCTGCCCGTCGGCGTGTCCGGCCCTCGCCGCGCGCACCAGCGCCCGGTCCAGTTCCGGCCCGGGGCGGGGCAGCCCCACGCCGAGCAGGCGGTAGGCGAGGCCCCGCCAGGGGGATCCGAAAGCCCCGCGCAGCCAGCCGCCGAACTCCGCCAGCATCCCCGGCTCGGGGTTGCCGAGCACGATCCGCCCGATGATGCGCAGGGCGAGCACCCGGGTCCACGCGGCCAGCGGGACCACCGTGCCCGGCCGCAGCCTGTCGATCGCGGCGCGTGCCTGCGCTGCGATGATCTCCCGGTACCCGGCCAGCGCGCGACCGCGCAGCGCCGGGCCGAGTACCCGGCGGTAGGCCGCGTGCCGCTCACCGTCCGCCCACAGCAGCGAGCCGGCGCCGAACAGCGGGGTCAGGCTCCGGCTTCCGGGATGGGACAGTCGCCGGTCGGACCGGAAGATCTTCTCGACCGCCTCCGGATGCCAGACCAGCATCCGGGGAGGCGGGCCGGGCCGCAGCTCCACCATGCCCTCCGCGGAACCCGCCTTGGCGTTCAGGTACGGCAGCGGGCGCAACGCCATCCCGAGTTCCGCGCGGTTCACGATGCCTCGAACTCGTAGTCACGCGCCGGCTCGGCCAGCAACCCGGCGACTGCGGGATCGGCGTGTGCCAGCTGCAAGGCGGCGAGGCCTTCCGCGCGCACGATCCGGATCGGGGCGTACAGGTCCTTGTCATGCCACAGTGGAGGGTGCGCGGTGTCCGGGTTCCAGCGCAGCAGCAGCCGGGCGCCGCGGGCGGCGGCTCGCGCGATCGCGTCGCCGGTACGCGGGACCTTCGTGCTCAGCAGGATCCTCACCGCGTAGGCGGTCTCCTCGTAGCTGCCGCCCCACCGCCCCCACGAGCCGTCGCCGTGCTGGTTCAGCAGCACCCAGTCCACCGCGTCCCGCACGGCGGGTCTCCCCGCGGACCCGCCGTAGCCCGCCAGCGCGGTGGCACAGCACGCGGTGGCGTAGTACGGGGAGGCGTGCCACTTGTCCTGCCAGCTTCCGTCCGACCGCTGCTGCTCGCACAACCAGGCGATGAGCCCGGGCAGCGCGGCGGCGTAGCGCGCGTGGTTCGCGGGCCGCGTGGCCAGCCAGGCGCCGAACGCCTGCAGCACATGGGCGTTCGCCGTGGTGGAGGGCGTTCGTTCGGCGGGAAAGCAGTGAAAGTGCCTACCCGCCCGGTAGTCCCAGAGGCCGTACGGTTCCCGTGGCCTGCCGAGCAGTGCCAGGGCGTACAGGGCGGTGGCCGTGTCGTCGGCGTCCGGAGGGAGTCCGACTCCACCCGCTGCCCCCGATTCGTCGAGCGCCGCGTGCACGCTGTCGGCCAGCTCGCCGTGGGTGGGCAGGTCGAGTCCAACTGAGGCCAAAGTGGACAGTATCCAGGATCGTTCGAACAGGTCGAGTGGGGAGGCGACCGGTACGGCACCCTCCGGTCCCTGTACGGCTTCCAGGTAGCGGAGGCAGGGGTGCCTTCCTTGCCGGATGACCTCCGCGCCGAGCCAGGTCGCGGTGGCGGCGGGGGAGCAGCCGACCCCGTGCTCGGTGGGTCCCGCGAAGGGGACACCCCGCGCGGGTGCGCCGATGATTTCCAGCGAGTGCAGGAGTTTTGCCGGCAGCCCGCTGCCCTGCCGCACCGTCTCGCGCAGGGCGTGGAGCAGGTCCGGCTTCGCTCCGCCGGGCATCGGGAACCGGTGGCCGCGCCATTCCTCCAGCCCCGCCGGTGGTTCCGGGCCGAGCTGTCGGTTGATGTCGGCGATCAGCCCCGGCACGATGACCTCGACCGCCACGGTGTCCGGAAGGGACATTGCCCGGCCGCCGTTGACCGTGCGGGCGATCGCGACCAGTCCCCGTGCCGTCGCGGACGCGACGCGGTCGCGCCGGGGCGGGGTCTCCGCGCGGTGCAGCGTGCGGAGCAGCGCCTCGATCGCGCTGAGCGTCGGTACGAGCCGGTAGCCGTCCGGCCCACCCCAGGTGCCGTCCGGGCGCTGCTCGGCAAGGACGAACTCGATCCGGCCGGCGTGTCCCGGTAAGGAGGGGGCGAGCGCGAGCAGCCGCGCGGTCTCGTAGACCGATGGCGAGAACAGCCCGTACGGGTCGGATGCCAGCTCGGCAAGGAGTTCGGTTACGACACGGTGCGCGTTGACGGTCCAGGACTCGTGCAGATCCACTCGAGGCCCCCTGGCAGGTCAGGCTCCATCGACGGTCGGGCAGCGTGAGGCCGCCCCCGGTCGGGTAACTGGACTGACACTTAACGTAGCACCGCTTGCCGGGCGGTTGGGTCAGCGTGCTTCGTTTGGAGCAGCCCTGAACCGGTACACGACATACCCGGCACCCCGCTGCCGTGGGCGGCACTCCACCGATCAGCCCAAGCCAGAGGATGTCGGTGGGGTGTGCGAGGCTCGCCGCGTGATCCGGGTACACACCGTGGTGGACAGTCCGGTCGGCGAGCTGACCCTGGTGGCGGCGGACGGCGTACTGGCCGGGCTCTATATGCAGCGGCAGCGGTACCGACCGCCGCAGGAGACCTTCGGCGAGCGGGACCCGCGCCCGTTCGGCGAGGCCGGCAGGCAACTGGCGGAGTACTTCGCGGGGCAGCGGACCGAGTTCGACCTTCCGCTCGCGCTGTCCGGCACGCCGTTCCAGCGCACCGTCTGGTCGGCGCTACGGGAGATCCCCTGCGGGGAGACGGCGACCTACGGTGAGCTGGCCGAGCGGATCGGCAGGCCGACCGCGGCCCGCGCGGTCGGCCTCGCCAACGGCAAGAACCCGATCGGCGTGATCGTGCCCTGCCACCGCCTGCTGGGTTCCTCCGGCGAGCTGACCGGTTACGGCGGCGGGATCGAGCGCAAACGGTACCTGCTCGAGCTGGAACGGCGGGTCAGCCGACCTCGATGATGATCTTGCCGCGCCCGTGGCCCTCCTCGCTGCGGCGGTGCGCATCGGCGATCCGTTCCAACGGGAAGGTCTGCTGGATCGGCAGCCGCAGCGCGCCGCTCTCCAGCATGGGCAGCACCTCGGCGAACACCTCGTCCAGCGGGGCCGCGTCCGGGCCACCGCCGGAGAAACGTACCCCGTGCGCGTCCGCGTCGGCGTCGGCGATCGTGATCACCTTGTCCGGATCCCCGGTCAGCTCGACGGAGAGGCCAAGCACGTCCCGGCCGGCGGCGTCCAGCACCAGGTCGACGGAGTCCACGGCGGCGCGTACCCGTTCCAGCAGGCCCTCGCCGTACTCCAGCGGGCGCACCCCGAGTTCGGTGAGGAAGTCGTGGTGCCCGCGGCTCGCCGTGCCGACAACGGTGGCGCCCCGGCTGAGCGCGAGTTGGGCGGCCATCAACCCGACCCCGCCCGCCACCGCGTGGATCAGCAGGGTGTGTCCGGCTCGCAGCCCGAGATCGCGCAGCGTGCGGTACGCCGTCTCGGCGACGACCGGCAGCCCGGCGGCCAGCGGGAAGGACAGCCAGTCCGGCTTGGTCACCAGGCTGCCGGCATCGGCGAGGGTGTGCGTGGCCGCGGCCCCGGTGGCGGCCTTGCCGAACACGGCGGTACCCACCGGCGGGGCCTGCACACCCTGGCCGATCGCCTCGACCGTCCCGGCCACGTCGAACCCGGTGCCCTGCGGTTCCCGCGGTGCCTCGGAGCCGGCGAAGAATCCGTTGCGGATCTTCCAGTCGATGGCGTTCATCCCGGCCGCGGCGACCGCGATCCGGACCTGGCCCTGTCCGGGTTCGGGAACGGGAACCTCGTCCAGGGTCAGGACCTCGGGGCCACCGTAGCGGCTGAAGCGGGCTGCTTTCGGCATCTCGTCCACCTTCCTGTGTGGGTAGCGCGGTCAGGCGAGCAGCAAGGTCTTCCCGAGGACATCCCGGGACTCGATCGCGGCATGCGCCTCGGCCGCCCGCTCCAGCGGGAACGTCTTCCCGATCACCGGCGTCACCCGGCCCTGCGCGGCCGCCCGCAGCACCTGCCCGGCCAGCCTGGCGCTGTCCGCGGGTTCGAACTGGACCTGCTCGATTCCGGTCACGGTTAGCTGGCGCCGCTCCGCCTCCTGCGCGTCGATCTCGGCGAATCCGCCACTGGGCACACCGTAGGCGAATACCCGGCCACCCCGCGCGGCGAGGCCGAAGGCGGCCGCGCCGAGGTCACCGCCGACCCCGTCGAAGACCACGCGCGGGCCGCCGGTCACCTCGCCGACCCGGGCGGTCCAGTCCGGCTCGGTGTAGTCCACGGCCACCTCGGCGCCCAGTTCCCTGGCCAGTTCCAGTTTCCCCGCCCCGCGGGCGGCAGCCACCACCCGGGCACCCGCGGCGCGAGCCAGCTGCACCAGCAGGACACCGAGGCCGCCGCCGGCCGCGGTGACCAGCACCCAGTCACCCGGTTCCGGTGCGGCGGCCTCGATCAGGCCGAGTGCCGCGGGCCCCGTCTGGAGCAACGCCGCCCCGTCCGGCATGCTCAGCCCGTCCGGGATGCCGACCAGCCCGGCCGCGTCGGCGACGGCCCGCTCGGCATACGCCCCGCCCTCGGTCATCGTGACCACGCGCCGCCCGAGGATGTCGCGGTCCACGCCCTCGCCAACGGACAGCACCGTGCCGGCCACCCCGCCGCCCGGCACGTACGGCGGGCGCAACGGGAAGTGTTCGCCACCCCAGCCCGCGCGGAGTTGGGTGTCGAGGAACAGGACGTCCGCGACGGACACCGCCACCACGGCCTGACCCGGCCCGGCCACCGCGTCCGGTACCTCGCGCGGCTCCAGCACCTCCGGCCCGCCGAACCTGGTCACCTGCACTACCCGCATGCCGTTCACGCTCCTTGTCCCGCCGTCGGTCTCCAGCATGGAATCTCGAGATAACTTGAGGTCAAGGTGGTATG
Proteins encoded in this region:
- a CDS encoding zinc-binding dehydrogenase yields the protein MRVVQVTRFGGPEVLEPREVPDAVAGPGQAVVAVSVADVLFLDTQLRAGWGGEHFPLRPPYVPGGGVAGTVLSVGEGVDRDILGRRVVTMTEGGAYAERAVADAAGLVGIPDGLSMPDGAALLQTGPAALGLIEAAAPEPGDWVLVTAAGGGLGVLLVQLARAAGARVVAAARGAGKLELARELGAEVAVDYTEPDWTARVGEVTGGPRVVFDGVGGDLGAAAFGLAARGGRVFAYGVPSGGFAEIDAQEAERRQLTVTGIEQVQFEPADSARLAGQVLRAAAQGRVTPVIGKTFPLERAAEAHAAIESRDVLGKTLLLA
- a CDS encoding methylated-DNA--[protein]-cysteine S-methyltransferase; this encodes MRVHTVVDSPVGELTLVAADGVLAGLYMQRQRYRPPQETFGERDPRPFGEAGRQLAEYFAGQRTEFDLPLALSGTPFQRTVWSALREIPCGETATYGELAERIGRPTAARAVGLANGKNPIGVIVPCHRLLGSSGELTGYGGGIERKRYLLELERRVSRPR
- a CDS encoding NADP-dependent oxidoreductase, producing the protein MPKAARFSRYGGPEVLTLDEVPVPEPGQGQVRIAVAAAGMNAIDWKIRNGFFAGSEAPREPQGTGFDVAGTVEAIGQGVQAPPVGTAVFGKAATGAAATHTLADAGSLVTKPDWLSFPLAAGLPVVAETAYRTLRDLGLRAGHTLLIHAVAGGVGLMAAQLALSRGATVVGTASRGHHDFLTELGVRPLEYGEGLLERVRAAVDSVDLVLDAAGRDVLGLSVELTGDPDKVITIADADADAHGVRFSGGGPDAAPLDEVFAEVLPMLESGALRLPIQQTFPLERIADAHRRSEEGHGRGKIIIEVG
- a CDS encoding UbiA family prenyltransferase; amino-acid sequence: MPETRRVAPRDVIAVHRLDHGLWVSYLCYATWGAAFAGTGLPNGPVLLAIGANLLLTLAGMAINTAADTGTDAKHRHKFRQAEVALTVGRARIRRWATAEAVAGLALALAAAVWSGRWPVAVAGVLILGLHLLYNLEPVRLKRRGFLGPAAFGCATMALPVVLSFSAAGPRLDPAMWLIVLGLAVLGTGRTALFSVTDRAADAATGFRTPAVRYGTRRALALSCGLSLAGVLLLGGGLWWRHGVLVALAGMLGTGVFLGGMLALPRDPTAVRRMIRYALTPAVFGNLLLLAAAVAAAR
- a CDS encoding prenyltransferase/squalene oxidase repeat-containing protein yields the protein MDLHESWTVNAHRVVTELLAELASDPYGLFSPSVYETARLLALAPSLPGHAGRIEFVLAEQRPDGTWGGPDGYRLVPTLSAIEALLRTLHRAETPPRRDRVASATARGLVAIARTVNGGRAMSLPDTVAVEVIVPGLIADINRQLGPEPPAGLEEWRGHRFPMPGGAKPDLLHALRETVRQGSGLPAKLLHSLEIIGAPARGVPFAGPTEHGVGCSPAATATWLGAEVIRQGRHPCLRYLEAVQGPEGAVPVASPLDLFERSWILSTLASVGLDLPTHGELADSVHAALDESGAAGGVGLPPDADDTATALYALALLGRPREPYGLWDYRAGRHFHCFPAERTPSTTANAHVLQAFGAWLATRPANHARYAAALPGLIAWLCEQQRSDGSWQDKWHASPYYATACCATALAGYGGSAGRPAVRDAVDWVLLNQHGDGSWGRWGGSYEETAYAVRILLSTKVPRTGDAIARAAARGARLLLRWNPDTAHPPLWHDKDLYAPIRIVRAEGLAALQLAHADPAVAGLLAEPARDYEFEAS
- a CDS encoding cytochrome P450, encoding MNRAELGMALRPLPYLNAKAGSAEGMVELRPGPPPRMLVWHPEAVEKIFRSDRRLSHPGSRSLTPLFGAGSLLWADGERHAAYRRVLGPALRGRALAGYREIIAAQARAAIDRLRPGTVVPLAAWTRVLALRIIGRIVLGNPEPGMLAEFGGWLRGAFGSPWRGLAYRLLGVGLPRPGPELDRALVRAARAGHADGQDTLASLLLAGDGPVGEIDDGELRDQVVSLLFAGHETTATAMTWTLLWLDRRQRLRDEVLAELAATEDDGSDAGRMPLLQAVIQEALRLTPSAAIGENRRLTEETGLCGRRFPAGTTCTLSIYLAHRRPESFADPELFDPNRFLGGRTPPRHYFPFGGGTRRCPGSQLAELEIRMVVAALLRRRQWRCVDPGAARPLIRGNLLLPHPSPRIRITGRRA
- a CDS encoding SAM-dependent methyltransferase; this encodes MAGPAAAGALSENGVGQATIARIRDYWLGGSQHTEADRRAGDHILLCAPHLAYVLRTQQALVDRMVRHLAGAGIRQFLDLGSRLPTAGNVHEVARECAPESRVLYVDHDPEVARDGARLLAEDERAGFLLADPLDPVQVLGSSALRGLLDLGEPTAVLMTNLLQHVPDSADPAGLVGRYAGAVSAGSYVGISHFGEDEQLVTGLEMFNRMFGTPPPVTLREPDQLRPFFAGLDLVEPGIVPLPLWRPAEVAPDDRNPEEFRVYVGLGYKRLPG